One Halobaculum marinum genomic window carries:
- a CDS encoding AMP-binding protein, with protein sequence MSERATATTGIPPGTHWVGDWSGRRARLSPDRVGLIDATTGVEYTYADLDERAERTASALAARGVGRGDRVVTLSRNRPALVDLFFATGKLGAVLAPLSHRLAPPELGTLLADSDPTAVVVEAESADLLTAALGEATSDAAVATDATDANNATDANNATGDPTDLDPTLLVVGDDADAVGDTTAALGGESFATVRREESVDRVDRPVVSPSDSHLFLHTGGSTGTPKQTVISHRAIYWNSMTTIAAWGLRADDLTPMPFPMFHTGGWNVLTVPLFHMGGTVVIAREFDPGQVLGIVDERDATVLVAVPAVLRMMRDHDDWAATDLSTLRFAKSGGGPCRRSVLEAWWDRGVDLSQGYGLTECGPNNFAMPDDWPREKADAVGVPAPHVTARVVDADGHPVDAGTVGELELSSPAAADGYWNAPEETTATFGDGWVSTGDLARVDADGYYHIEGRKKNMYVSGGENVFPAEVEDVLTDHPGIREAVVIGVADDTWGTVGKAVVEGDTSLTLSDLETFLDGKLARFKHPRHLAFVDSVPYSGPSKIDREAIRERFGDDE encoded by the coding sequence ATGTCTGAACGGGCGACCGCGACGACCGGCATCCCACCTGGGACCCACTGGGTGGGCGACTGGTCGGGCCGACGCGCGCGGCTCTCACCCGACCGTGTCGGACTGATCGACGCGACGACGGGTGTCGAGTACACGTACGCGGACCTCGATGAGCGCGCCGAGCGGACGGCGAGCGCCCTCGCGGCCCGCGGTGTGGGCCGTGGCGACCGGGTCGTGACGCTCTCGCGGAACCGACCGGCGCTCGTCGATCTGTTCTTCGCGACCGGGAAGCTCGGTGCCGTGCTCGCGCCGCTGTCGCACCGCCTCGCGCCGCCCGAACTGGGGACGCTCCTCGCCGACTCGGACCCGACGGCGGTGGTCGTCGAAGCCGAAAGCGCCGACCTGCTGACGGCCGCACTCGGTGAAGCGACCAGTGACGCGGCAGTTGCGACGGATGCGACTGACGCGAACAACGCCACCGACGCGAATAACGCGACTGGCGACCCCACCGACCTCGACCCGACGCTGCTCGTCGTCGGCGACGACGCCGACGCGGTCGGGGACACGACCGCGGCGCTCGGCGGGGAGTCGTTCGCGACCGTCCGCCGCGAGGAGTCGGTCGACCGGGTGGATCGGCCAGTCGTGTCGCCCTCTGACTCACACCTGTTCCTACACACCGGCGGCTCGACGGGGACGCCGAAACAGACCGTGATCTCTCACCGAGCAATCTACTGGAACTCGATGACGACGATCGCGGCGTGGGGGCTCCGCGCGGACGACCTGACGCCGATGCCGTTCCCGATGTTCCACACGGGCGGGTGGAACGTCCTGACGGTGCCGCTGTTCCACATGGGTGGGACCGTCGTGATCGCACGGGAGTTCGACCCCGGGCAGGTGTTGGGGATCGTCGACGAGCGCGACGCGACGGTGCTCGTCGCCGTCCCGGCGGTGCTCCGGATGATGCGCGACCACGACGACTGGGCGGCGACCGACCTGTCGACGCTCCGGTTCGCGAAGTCGGGCGGGGGGCCGTGTCGCCGCTCCGTGCTCGAAGCGTGGTGGGACCGCGGCGTCGACCTGTCGCAGGGGTACGGCCTCACCGAGTGCGGGCCGAACAACTTCGCCATGCCCGACGACTGGCCCCGAGAGAAGGCCGACGCCGTCGGCGTGCCGGCGCCCCACGTCACCGCCCGCGTCGTCGACGCCGACGGCCACCCCGTGGACGCCGGCACCGTGGGCGAACTCGAACTGTCGAGTCCCGCGGCCGCGGACGGTTACTGGAACGCGCCCGAGGAGACGACGGCCACCTTCGGCGACGGGTGGGTGTCGACTGGCGACCTCGCGCGTGTCGACGCCGACGGCTACTACCACATCGAAGGGCGCAAGAAGAACATGTACGTCAGCGGCGGCGAGAACGTCTTCCCCGCCGAGGTCGAGGACGTGCTCACCGACCACCCGGGGATCCGCGAGGCGGTGGTGATCGGCGTCGCCGACGACACGTGGGGCACCGTCGGCAAGGCGGTCGTCGAGGGCGACACGTCGCTCACCCTCTCCGACTTGGAGACGTTCCTCGACGGGAAGCTGGCGCGGTTCAAACACCCGAGACACCTGGCGTTCGTCGACAGCGTGCCGTACTCTGGGCCGTCGAAGATCGACCGCGAGGCGATCCGCGAGCGGTTCGGCGACGACGAGTGA
- a CDS encoding alpha/beta fold hydrolase: MPTADHDGVAIAYEQRGRDATEAETVVLCEGLGYGRWMWDRQADALGDDYHVVLWDNRGTGSSATPEGPYTIDAMAGDLEAVLATVGVDAAHVVGASMGGMVAQRYVLEYDRATSLTLLCTSPGGPDAVATPDETLARMFSVPDDADEREAIRYKMAPALSDGFAEANPELIEDIVDERLDSDASPSAREWQAAAVQAFDASEELDDIAIPTLVAHGTGDRVLPVENGRLLAERIPNARETFVEDGSHLFFIEEAARVNSMLAEFLADV; this comes from the coding sequence GTGCCAACCGCGGATCACGACGGCGTCGCGATCGCGTACGAACAGCGCGGTCGCGACGCGACCGAAGCGGAGACGGTCGTCCTCTGTGAGGGACTCGGCTACGGTCGGTGGATGTGGGACCGACAGGCCGACGCCCTGGGCGACGACTACCACGTCGTCCTGTGGGACAACCGGGGGACGGGATCGTCGGCGACGCCGGAGGGACCGTACACGATCGACGCGATGGCTGGGGACTTGGAGGCCGTCCTCGCGACCGTCGGCGTCGACGCTGCCCACGTCGTTGGCGCGTCGATGGGCGGGATGGTCGCTCAACGATACGTCCTCGAGTACGACCGCGCGACGTCGCTCACGCTGCTGTGTACCTCACCGGGCGGGCCAGACGCGGTCGCGACGCCCGACGAGACGCTCGCTCGGATGTTCTCGGTCCCCGACGACGCCGACGAACGCGAGGCGATCCGGTACAAGATGGCCCCGGCACTCAGCGACGGATTCGCCGAGGCCAACCCCGAACTGATCGAGGACATCGTCGACGAACGACTCGACTCCGACGCCTCGCCGAGCGCGCGCGAGTGGCAGGCCGCCGCCGTCCAGGCGTTCGACGCCAGCGAGGAACTCGACGACATCGCCATTCCGACGCTCGTCGCCCACGGGACGGGCGACCGGGTGCTCCCGGTCGAGAACGGTCGACTGCTCGCCGAGCGGATCCCCAACGCTCGCGAGACGTTCGTCGAGGACGGCTCGCACCTGTTCTTCATCGAGGAGGCGGCTCGTGTCAACAGCATGCTCGCGGAGTTCCTCGCTGATGTCTGA
- a CDS encoding ABC transporter substrate-binding protein encodes MSKRITRRRTLAALGASGIAGLAGCTGGDGSGSDTENNGGGDTTTESSDMEGTTAGSSGGASGTVKIGVLQPVSGDLQYYGQQALWGFSSGLAYKAGGEPQLAAETGTQTVTVGDVDYELLIRDTQFSADTAQSLATNLVTDEDVDMLFGLTSSGAATRVSQTVAQQASVPLMIGPAASASVTSESESCSELVFRASENTAMDARSGGRYVARESDVSSVYLFGADYSFGRAVVNNYEAVLEAEGVDIVGKRFVPQGYSEWEGLLDNAAEAGAEGIVGGFTVATLPALFTSYLNGDYDFTIFGGFATEITNNVVGGLLQNQLGEPLTQEKLDGLGVGPFTTRYHWNQYDNEINNAFVDGYVNAYGKVPDLFTSGTFTAASSIVQAVEESGSTEGADIASALRGMTVADTPKGTDAYTFQEYNNQARSEMTVANVVPTADEWSDAWGAPIQPSDPVARISADETTIPADADGMNCSL; translated from the coding sequence ATGAGCAAGCGTATCACACGACGCCGAACGCTGGCGGCGCTCGGCGCCTCGGGGATCGCGGGATTGGCCGGGTGTACGGGCGGCGACGGCAGCGGAAGCGACACGGAGAACAACGGCGGCGGCGACACGACGACAGAGAGTAGCGACATGGAAGGCACGACAGCAGGAAGTTCGGGTGGCGCGTCGGGGACCGTAAAGATCGGCGTGCTCCAGCCCGTCTCGGGCGACCTCCAGTACTACGGCCAGCAGGCGCTGTGGGGGTTCTCCTCCGGACTCGCGTACAAGGCCGGCGGCGAGCCGCAACTCGCCGCCGAGACCGGGACCCAGACCGTCACGGTCGGCGACGTCGACTACGAGCTGTTGATCCGCGACACGCAGTTCTCAGCGGACACGGCGCAGTCGCTCGCGACGAACCTCGTCACCGACGAGGACGTCGACATGCTGTTCGGCCTCACCTCCTCGGGCGCCGCGACGCGCGTGAGCCAGACGGTGGCCCAGCAGGCCAGCGTCCCGCTGATGATCGGGCCGGCGGCGTCCGCCTCCGTCACCTCCGAGTCTGAGTCGTGCAGCGAGTTGGTGTTCCGCGCCTCTGAGAACACCGCGATGGACGCGCGCTCCGGCGGCCGCTACGTCGCCCGGGAGTCCGACGTGTCCTCGGTGTACCTGTTCGGCGCCGACTACTCGTTCGGTCGCGCGGTCGTCAACAACTACGAGGCGGTGCTCGAAGCCGAGGGCGTCGACATCGTGGGCAAGCGGTTCGTCCCGCAGGGGTACTCCGAGTGGGAGGGCCTGCTCGACAACGCCGCCGAGGCGGGTGCCGAGGGCATCGTCGGCGGCTTCACGGTCGCGACGCTGCCGGCGCTGTTCACGTCGTACCTCAACGGCGACTACGACTTCACCATCTTCGGCGGCTTCGCCACCGAGATCACCAACAACGTCGTCGGCGGCCTCCTCCAGAACCAACTCGGCGAGCCGCTCACGCAGGAGAAACTCGACGGCCTCGGCGTCGGGCCGTTCACCACGCGCTACCACTGGAACCAGTACGACAACGAGATCAACAACGCGTTCGTCGACGGGTACGTGAACGCCTACGGCAAGGTGCCGGACCTGTTCACCTCGGGGACGTTCACCGCGGCCTCCTCGATCGTGCAGGCGGTCGAGGAGAGCGGGTCCACGGAGGGCGCCGACATCGCATCGGCACTGCGTGGGATGACCGTCGCGGACACCCCGAAGGGGACGGACGCGTACACGTTCCAGGAGTACAACAACCAGGCCCGCTCGGAGATGACCGTCGCGAACGTCGTGCCGACGGCCGACGAGTGGAGCGACGCGTGGGGCGCGCCGATCCAGCCGAGCGACCCCGTCGCCCGCATCTCCGCAGACGAGACCACCATCCCGGCGGACGCCGACGGGATGAACTGCTCGCTGTAA
- a CDS encoding SufS family cysteine desulfurase has protein sequence MPFDAAAIRDDFPILERRVNGHPLTYLDNAATTHTPKQVYDVFEEFYADYNSNIHRGIHELSHEASVAYEQAHDRVAEFVGADGREEMVFTKNTTESINLVAYGVSQHLDADDEIVATEMDHHASLVTWQQIAKRTGATVRHIPVTTDGHLDMDAAAEIITDDTAVVCAPHVSNVLGTVNPVADLVDLAHDHDAYAVVDGAQSAPTRPVDVGAMDADFFAFSGHKLAGPTGIGGLYGKREILEDLDPFLFGGEMIRNVTLTDSTWNELPWKFEAGTPPIAEGIALGAAVDYLDDLGMEAVRDHEDDLAQYLLRELADREFVRTYGPDIGEERTGLVSFNVEGVHGHDLSSLLNDRGIAIRAGDHCTQPLHDRLDIPGSARASFYVYNTRADVDRLLEVVDTARDDLDDYLTSDRYHDLVSEHYYDHRNQGGLTDPTFVKSSEETTCGDDGEFHVTITDDRIDDIAFESRSCAVSRAVASLLSEHLKGMPVAEVAELDGYVARQLEGQYPDLRRECVEGPEAVIREAARDYLTEGQRTESV, from the coding sequence ATGCCCTTCGACGCCGCGGCGATTCGCGACGACTTCCCCATTCTCGAACGCCGGGTGAACGGCCACCCGCTCACGTACCTCGACAACGCCGCCACCACGCATACGCCCAAACAGGTGTACGACGTCTTCGAGGAGTTCTACGCCGACTACAACTCGAACATCCACCGCGGCATCCACGAACTCAGCCACGAGGCCTCGGTCGCCTACGAGCAGGCGCACGACCGCGTCGCCGAGTTCGTCGGCGCCGACGGCCGCGAGGAGATGGTGTTCACGAAGAACACGACCGAGAGCATCAACCTCGTCGCGTACGGGGTCAGCCAGCACCTGGACGCTGACGACGAGATTGTCGCGACGGAGATGGACCACCACGCGTCGCTCGTGACGTGGCAGCAGATCGCAAAGCGGACGGGCGCGACGGTCCGGCACATCCCCGTCACGACCGACGGCCACCTCGACATGGACGCGGCCGCCGAGATCATCACCGACGACACTGCGGTCGTGTGTGCACCGCACGTGTCGAACGTGCTCGGCACGGTCAACCCCGTCGCGGACCTCGTCGACCTCGCGCACGACCACGACGCGTACGCGGTCGTCGACGGCGCTCAGTCCGCCCCGACGCGCCCCGTCGACGTCGGGGCGATGGACGCGGACTTCTTCGCGTTCAGCGGCCACAAACTCGCCGGCCCCACCGGGATCGGCGGCCTGTACGGGAAGCGCGAGATTCTGGAGGACCTCGACCCGTTCCTGTTCGGCGGGGAGATGATCCGCAACGTCACCCTCACCGACTCCACGTGGAACGAACTCCCGTGGAAGTTCGAGGCAGGCACCCCGCCCATCGCCGAGGGGATCGCGCTCGGCGCCGCCGTCGACTACCTCGACGACCTTGGCATGGAGGCCGTCCGCGACCACGAGGACGACCTCGCCCAGTACCTCCTGCGGGAACTCGCCGACCGGGAGTTCGTCCGGACGTACGGCCCGGACATCGGCGAGGAGCGCACCGGGCTCGTCTCGTTCAACGTCGAGGGCGTCCACGGGCACGACCTCTCCAGCCTCCTCAACGACCGGGGAATCGCCATCCGCGCCGGCGACCACTGCACCCAACCGCTGCACGACCGCCTGGACATCCCCGGGTCGGCCCGTGCGTCGTTCTACGTCTACAACACCCGCGCCGACGTCGACCGCCTCCTCGAAGTCGTGGACACCGCTCGCGACGACCTCGACGACTATCTGACCTCCGACCGCTACCACGACCTCGTCAGCGAACACTACTACGACCACCGGAACCAGGGCGGCCTCACCGACCCGACGTTCGTGAAGTCCTCCGAGGAGACCACTTGCGGCGACGACGGCGAGTTCCACGTCACGATCACCGACGACCGCATCGACGACATCGCCTTCGAGAGCCGGAGCTGTGCGGTCAGCCGCGCCGTGGCCAGCCTCCTCTCGGAGCACCTCAAGGGGATGCCGGTCGCCGAGGTGGCGGAACTCGACGGCTACGTCGCCCGCCAACTCGAGGGACAGTACCCCGACCTCCGACGCGAGTGTGTCGAAGGCCCCGAAGCCGTCATCAGAGAAGCCGCTCGCGACTACCTCACGGAGGGCCAGCGCACGGAATCTGTGTAG
- a CDS encoding Cdc6/Cdc18 family protein: MGQSPYSTTSEIFATGGEGYLKEDHTPSTLPERREEILKLRRSLKPAARGVGAENAFLSGKAGQGKTAAAKAELAELQAFATAEDLELTTVLFSCEGISSSYTLACGLCEELGGTNPNGHPMQKVLDHLWEAMNQVGGTIIIVLDEIDNLGTDDKILYSLPRARDKNYVNDDVYPSVIGISNDLQWRDNLDPAAKDSLYDDSIFFAPYDANDLRDILSRRASKAFRDTDLVYENPDGETFTISVDLDGDDESLDTAFEARGIDRGACTLRGIDSGVLSEDVIPLCAAYAAQDKGSARQAIKYLRKAAAIAESEDSPTVLGDHVRAAQDEAERELIIEGMEQLTTQGHLALAAVTILELANETDVRTRDVYDVYKSLTNDIDADQLAQRRMRDHLIELDMLSIIRARKSASGSVGGEAYTFELRVEPSTALDVLEAVSRFDDVDFNTMTQNWLRE; encoded by the coding sequence ATGGGTCAGTCTCCGTACTCGACAACCTCCGAGATCTTCGCCACCGGAGGCGAGGGGTACCTCAAGGAGGATCACACGCCCTCGACGCTCCCGGAGCGGCGCGAGGAGATCCTCAAGCTCCGACGGTCGCTCAAGCCGGCGGCGCGGGGAGTGGGCGCGGAGAACGCCTTCCTCTCGGGGAAAGCCGGGCAGGGGAAGACCGCGGCGGCGAAAGCCGAGTTGGCAGAGCTCCAAGCGTTCGCGACCGCCGAGGACCTGGAACTGACGACCGTGCTGTTCTCGTGTGAGGGGATCTCTTCGAGCTACACCCTCGCGTGCGGGCTGTGTGAGGAACTCGGGGGCACGAACCCCAACGGCCACCCGATGCAGAAGGTGCTCGACCACCTGTGGGAGGCGATGAACCAGGTCGGGGGGACGATCATCATCGTCCTCGACGAGATCGACAACCTCGGTACCGACGACAAGATCCTCTACTCCCTCCCGCGTGCACGGGACAAGAACTACGTCAACGACGACGTGTACCCGTCGGTCATCGGGATCAGCAACGACCTGCAGTGGCGTGACAACCTCGACCCGGCGGCGAAAGACAGCCTTTACGACGACTCGATCTTCTTCGCGCCGTACGACGCCAACGACCTGCGGGACATCCTCTCGCGCCGCGCCAGCAAGGCGTTCCGTGACACCGACCTCGTGTACGAAAACCCCGACGGCGAGACGTTCACCATCTCGGTCGACCTCGACGGCGACGACGAGTCGCTCGACACCGCCTTCGAGGCTCGCGGGATCGACCGCGGCGCGTGCACGCTCCGGGGGATCGACTCGGGCGTGCTCTCGGAGGACGTGATCCCGCTGTGTGCGGCGTACGCCGCCCAGGACAAAGGGAGCGCACGGCAGGCGATCAAGTACCTCCGAAAGGCCGCCGCGATCGCCGAGTCCGAGGACAGCCCGACGGTCCTCGGCGACCACGTCCGCGCCGCCCAAGACGAGGCCGAGCGCGAACTCATCATCGAGGGGATGGAACAGCTCACCACGCAGGGCCACCTCGCGCTCGCGGCGGTGACGATCCTCGAACTCGCGAACGAAACCGACGTCCGCACGCGCGACGTGTACGACGTGTACAAGTCGCTCACCAACGACATCGACGCCGACCAACTCGCCCAGCGCCGGATGCGCGACCACCTCATCGAGTTGGACATGCTGAGCATCATCCGCGCTCGCAAGTCCGCCTCGGGGTCGGTCGGTGGCGAGGCGTACACGTTCGAGCTCAGAGTCGAGCCGTCCACCGCACTCGACGTGCTGGAGGCGGTATCGCGCTTCGACGACGTCGACTTCAACACAATGACGCAGAACTGGCTCCGCGAGTGA
- a CDS encoding ABC transporter ATP-binding protein, with the protein MLRTRGLTKRFGGLTAVDDVTFDLAEDELCSLIGPNGAGKTTFFNLLTGVLTPSEGTVELRRDDAGGDADPSTGASDADGWRDLTDASPHEIADMGVHRSYQVTNVFENSTVLENVRVAAQAADGAGTNFWRNAGQLDRYIDEAYAILDRVDLADSAEQPANALSHGAKRQLEVGIALAGDPDVLLLDEPNAGVSSESVDRVVDLIEDVATDHAVLLVEHNMDIVMEVSDRVVVLNQGAVIADDEPSAVRNDPDVQKAYLGGYEPGSAGTDADSRETTGRDANGSDATGGEAA; encoded by the coding sequence ATGCTTCGAACGAGGGGGCTGACGAAGCGGTTCGGCGGACTCACCGCCGTCGACGACGTGACGTTCGACCTCGCCGAGGACGAACTGTGCTCGCTCATCGGCCCGAACGGCGCCGGGAAGACGACGTTCTTCAACCTCCTGACGGGGGTGTTGACCCCGAGCGAGGGGACCGTCGAACTCCGACGCGACGACGCCGGCGGCGACGCTGACCCGTCGACCGGCGCGAGCGATGCCGATGGCTGGCGCGACCTCACCGACGCGTCGCCGCACGAGATCGCCGACATGGGGGTCCACCGGTCGTACCAGGTGACGAACGTGTTCGAGAACTCGACCGTGCTCGAGAACGTCCGCGTCGCCGCGCAGGCGGCCGACGGCGCAGGGACGAACTTCTGGCGAAACGCCGGCCAACTCGACCGGTACATCGACGAGGCGTACGCGATCCTCGACCGGGTCGACCTCGCCGACAGCGCCGAGCAACCGGCTAACGCGCTGTCGCACGGCGCGAAGCGCCAACTGGAGGTCGGCATCGCCCTCGCGGGCGACCCGGACGTCCTGCTGCTCGACGAACCGAACGCCGGCGTCTCTTCCGAGAGCGTCGACCGCGTGGTCGACCTCATAGAGGACGTCGCCACCGACCACGCCGTGCTGCTGGTCGAGCACAACATGGACATCGTGATGGAGGTGTCCGACCGCGTGGTCGTCCTCAACCAGGGGGCCGTCATCGCCGACGACGAACCGAGTGCCGTCCGCAACGACCCCGACGTCCAGAAGGCGTACCTCGGCGGGTACGAGCCGGGGAGTGCTGGAACGGACGCGGACAGCCGCGAGACGACTGGACGCGACGCGAACGGCAGTGACGCCACTGGAGGTGAGGCGGCGTGA
- a CDS encoding type 1 glutamine amidotransferase, with product MILVLDNAVDGGYMAGEIVHFLPDARAYNYPNEDGDPSLDGVDGVVIGGSEVGVYDEPDQPWITEQKRFVRRLVEEGVPTLGICFGHQILNAALGGEVVDSGVTRLHLHDAEFDDDPLFEGVEPTVPVLHSDVVTELGEGMEVIARADYYEYFATRHRESPVWSVQYHPEFTPRIVDEYDGWEERDRSFEDSTATRTLANFATLVESIGSDAGD from the coding sequence GTGATTCTGGTACTCGACAACGCGGTCGACGGCGGCTACATGGCCGGCGAGATCGTGCACTTCCTCCCCGACGCCCGCGCGTACAACTACCCGAACGAGGACGGCGACCCGAGTCTCGACGGCGTCGACGGCGTCGTCATCGGCGGCAGCGAGGTCGGCGTGTACGACGAACCGGACCAGCCGTGGATCACCGAGCAGAAGCGCTTCGTGCGCCGCCTCGTCGAGGAGGGCGTCCCTACGCTCGGCATCTGCTTCGGCCACCAGATCCTCAACGCCGCGCTCGGCGGGGAGGTCGTCGACAGCGGGGTCACTCGCCTCCACCTCCACGACGCAGAGTTCGACGACGACCCCCTGTTCGAGGGGGTCGAACCGACCGTGCCCGTGCTCCACTCCGACGTGGTGACCGAACTCGGCGAGGGGATGGAGGTGATCGCGCGTGCGGACTACTACGAGTACTTCGCCACCCGGCACCGCGAGAGCCCAGTGTGGTCCGTCCAGTACCACCCAGAGTTCACGCCGCGGATCGTCGACGAGTACGACGGCTGGGAGGAGCGTGATCGGTCCTTCGAGGACTCCACCGCGACCCGAACGCTCGCCAACTTCGCGACCCTCGTAGAGTCGATCGGGAGCGACGCCGGCGACTGA
- a CDS encoding helix-turn-helix domain-containing protein codes for MIDVTLDMEQYDCPFIHATEEHDLAFSAVHWEFDTASDTLETRMVVEGDDREALGQGLSELREHEGLREYRLLSKTGGVAHVRTVIDETAAMSTIRDGGGYITGPFYIADGSELWHVGFDDRGEADGTLSRLDRDNEYQVLERDEPDLPELQGFIQNAGAAMTLIEGCKDLSAVERETLETAASEGYFESPRSATLGTLAERFDVSKPAVSKNLRRGQRKMLERVVDAMSELEE; via the coding sequence ATGATCGACGTCACCCTGGACATGGAGCAGTACGACTGTCCGTTCATCCACGCGACCGAGGAGCACGACCTCGCGTTCTCGGCCGTCCACTGGGAGTTCGACACGGCGTCGGACACGCTGGAGACGCGGATGGTCGTCGAGGGTGACGACCGGGAGGCGCTCGGCCAGGGCCTCTCGGAGTTGCGGGAGCACGAGGGGCTTCGGGAGTACCGACTCCTCTCGAAGACGGGCGGCGTCGCCCACGTCCGGACGGTGATCGACGAGACGGCCGCGATGTCGACGATCCGCGACGGCGGCGGCTACATCACCGGCCCGTTCTACATCGCCGACGGCTCGGAGCTGTGGCACGTCGGCTTCGACGACCGCGGCGAGGCCGACGGCACGCTGTCGCGGCTCGACCGCGACAACGAGTACCAGGTGCTCGAGCGCGACGAACCCGACCTGCCGGAGTTGCAGGGGTTCATCCAGAACGCGGGCGCGGCGATGACGCTCATCGAGGGGTGCAAGGACCTCTCGGCGGTCGAGCGGGAGACGCTGGAGACAGCCGCATCAGAGGGGTACTTCGAGAGTCCGCGGTCGGCCACGCTCGGCACGCTCGCCGAGCGGTTCGACGTGTCGAAGCCGGCGGTGTCGAAGAACCTCCGGCGCGGCCAGCGGAAGATGCTCGAACGCGTCGTCGACGCGATGAGCGAGTTAGAGGAGTAG